A single window of Marivivens aquimaris DNA harbors:
- a CDS encoding relaxase/mobilization nuclease domain-containing protein — protein sequence MARSDRVRGIDPALFDRGWSRVSGSWQGLSKGAQMVRAARGYSPAIFKAISKGGCHTGAQLRAQLTYLTTKSTHILDSRGTHDGKKQLSEAEINRVARRFENQWNERYSPKLGHTSHLLMAFPVGTRGEEVRDITQAVCEKFFQGEGSQFDYIAAIHQDRAHPHAHIVLNRRSKDGEMFFLGKDHHFNYDAFREGMVEAARGHGIRLEATRRLDRGVTTYRAEIDEIYKARDEGRPPVERQRTGADLAAALETVRQNAMIYRGLAAEASRSNFEDVAEALERASTILVSGGQIQSDGAIYMSQDDTAFDTLITEFSQNIRQIEAAIDRAPAAERPVIERKLTDVLASVAHLNPLGDRSAALIDAPSRDGIYAKPNASEDYLARLDGGEVAPKLAEALQGTGIGAGAVAARLREGAGNAALETQWLAQDLQAIAKEGGLDLEKPAEREEALDRLEAVHVRLGDVLTDVRVLRAPTEIDEVDNAEPALGEQLTTPGRDLAQDGSDIFAPSERQAFRALVAQFRRTDFDHPFSDDPSVRRTGAVEVEEARAAFDVYAQKSPQHAELASMAWDQMTDSRKPPQYAVSEQDRTLHAGDMDLALRDPSDHLGPITEEFRTFARYRTEMPDDEFGRAVRGEINHLRSLGASRAYISERSFEIEDQARQDFAERRYMEETAPTVMAFVRNAEGVAPLSEAERHDIVRQVNERLSPDAIDALRAGNADVLDKFTEDPLRQLELAKTYLQSSEVTAHGPTMERVLDALAEEQIEAQRARHAAAHGEKGITHG from the coding sequence ATGGCGCGCAGTGACCGGGTCCGTGGCATCGACCCGGCGCTCTTTGACCGCGGCTGGAGCCGGGTTTCGGGATCCTGGCAGGGGCTTTCCAAGGGCGCGCAGATGGTTCGGGCCGCACGCGGCTATTCGCCAGCGATCTTCAAGGCTATCTCGAAAGGGGGCTGCCACACCGGGGCGCAGCTACGGGCGCAGCTCACATATCTCACGACGAAGTCGACCCATATCCTCGACAGCCGCGGCACCCATGACGGGAAGAAGCAGCTTTCGGAAGCCGAGATCAACCGAGTGGCGCGGCGGTTCGAGAACCAGTGGAACGAGCGCTACAGCCCCAAGCTTGGCCATACGTCGCATCTGCTGATGGCATTCCCGGTTGGGACCAGGGGTGAAGAGGTGCGCGATATCACCCAGGCGGTCTGCGAGAAGTTCTTTCAAGGTGAGGGGTCGCAATTCGACTATATTGCTGCAATACACCAAGATCGCGCACATCCACATGCGCATATCGTTCTGAACCGCCGCAGCAAGGATGGCGAAATGTTCTTTCTCGGGAAGGATCATCACTTCAACTACGACGCCTTTCGCGAGGGGATGGTCGAAGCGGCTAGGGGACATGGGATCCGCCTTGAGGCGACGCGTCGTCTGGATCGCGGCGTCACGACCTACCGCGCCGAGATCGATGAAATCTACAAGGCCCGCGACGAAGGTCGTCCCCCAGTCGAGCGCCAGAGAACCGGCGCTGACCTGGCGGCCGCTCTGGAAACTGTCCGACAGAATGCCATGATCTATCGCGGGCTCGCGGCGGAGGCGTCACGCTCGAATTTCGAAGACGTGGCCGAGGCACTTGAGAGGGCCAGCACCATCCTTGTCAGTGGCGGTCAGATTCAATCTGACGGAGCCATTTACATGTCCCAAGACGACACAGCATTCGACACGCTGATCACCGAGTTTTCTCAGAACATTCGCCAGATCGAGGCGGCGATCGACAGGGCGCCGGCGGCCGAGAGGCCGGTGATCGAGCGCAAGCTGACCGACGTGCTGGCCTCGGTCGCGCATTTGAACCCGCTCGGGGATCGCTCCGCCGCCCTGATCGATGCCCCGTCCCGGGACGGCATTTATGCAAAGCCAAACGCCAGTGAAGATTACCTCGCGCGTCTTGACGGTGGAGAGGTGGCACCAAAGCTTGCCGAGGCGTTGCAAGGCACGGGCATCGGCGCCGGGGCAGTGGCCGCGCGTCTGCGGGAAGGGGCTGGCAATGCCGCATTGGAAACCCAGTGGCTGGCACAGGACCTACAGGCGATTGCCAAAGAAGGGGGACTCGATCTGGAGAAACCTGCGGAGAGGGAAGAAGCGCTCGACCGGCTGGAAGCCGTTCATGTTCGGTTGGGCGATGTGCTGACCGACGTACGCGTCCTTCGCGCGCCAACCGAGATCGACGAGGTGGACAACGCTGAGCCAGCGCTTGGTGAGCAGTTGACGACACCTGGGAGGGATCTCGCGCAAGACGGGTCCGACATTTTTGCCCCATCGGAGCGGCAGGCGTTCAGAGCGCTGGTGGCGCAGTTCCGCCGGACGGATTTCGATCATCCGTTCTCCGACGACCCCTCTGTGCGGCGGACGGGCGCCGTGGAGGTGGAAGAAGCCCGCGCCGCGTTCGACGTCTACGCGCAGAAATCGCCGCAACATGCTGAACTGGCCTCGATGGCCTGGGACCAGATGACCGACAGTCGAAAGCCGCCGCAATATGCGGTATCGGAGCAGGACCGCACGCTGCATGCTGGCGACATGGACCTCGCCTTGCGGGATCCCTCGGATCATCTCGGTCCGATCACCGAAGAGTTCCGCACCTTCGCCCGCTATCGCACGGAGATGCCGGATGATGAATTCGGGCGGGCCGTTAGGGGCGAAATCAACCACCTTCGTTCGCTCGGCGCGTCGCGTGCCTATATCAGCGAGCGCAGTTTCGAGATCGAGGACCAGGCGCGACAAGACTTCGCCGAGCGCCGGTATATGGAAGAGACCGCCCCAACCGTCATGGCCTTTGTGCGAAACGCCGAAGGCGTGGCCCCGCTCTCTGAGGCGGAGCGGCACGACATCGTCCGTCAAGTGAACGAACGGCTCAGCCCAGATGCAATCGACGCGCTGCGGGCCGGCAACGCAGACGTCCTCGACAAGTTCACCGAAGATCCGCTGCGCCAGCTGGAACTTGCCAAGACCTATCTCCAGAGCAGCGAGGTGACCGCGCACGGCCCGACGATGGAGCGCGTTCTCGATGCATTGGCGGAAGAACAGATAGAGGCGCAGCGCGCGCGCCACGCCGCGGCACATGGTGAGAAGGGGATCACCCATGGATAA
- a CDS encoding IS256 family transposase encodes MNQITDTSSFALLAHEAGFDPIEERLRMNIRATIEAVFEEELADFLGRLRYSRGTGATKGYRHGHRERQLTGTFGTETVRVPRARIEDETGRLTEWRSKALPRYQRLTKKAEALIAAVYLSGTNTRRVKRALFGLFEGAVSKDVVSRAWRKVETDWDAWCARSLADEDIVRLILDGTVIKTRIDKKATNISVLAAIGVRRDGQKVLLSIKNMGGESTAAWRQFLDDLDARGLKRPEFVIVDGAPGLEAALVGLWGDDLPIQRCTVHKHRNLLAHAPKHIHDELTEDYRDMIYADTAVEIEKRRRAFLRKWRLKCRAVADSLEEAGDRLFTFARLDPSQWKSARTTNAIERLNEEFRRRIKTQTVLPCAKTVPMLLWALLASGQIQMRKVDGWETLSKPLEPMPLDLAA; translated from the coding sequence ATGAACCAGATTACTGATACTTCGAGCTTTGCGCTACTGGCCCATGAGGCCGGGTTCGACCCGATCGAGGAGCGGTTGCGGATGAACATCCGCGCGACCATCGAGGCTGTGTTCGAGGAGGAACTGGCCGACTTTCTCGGCCGCCTGCGCTACAGCCGGGGCACCGGCGCGACGAAAGGCTATCGCCACGGACACCGGGAACGGCAGCTGACCGGCACTTTCGGGACCGAGACGGTGCGGGTGCCGCGCGCCCGGATTGAGGACGAAACGGGAAGGCTGACGGAATGGCGGTCGAAGGCGCTGCCCCGATACCAGCGCTTGACCAAGAAGGCCGAGGCCTTGATCGCCGCGGTCTATCTCTCCGGCACCAACACCCGGCGCGTCAAGCGAGCGTTGTTCGGGCTGTTCGAGGGCGCTGTGAGCAAGGACGTGGTCAGCCGGGCCTGGCGCAAGGTGGAGACGGACTGGGATGCGTGGTGCGCCCGCAGCCTCGCCGATGAGGACATCGTCCGGCTCATTCTCGATGGTACCGTGATCAAGACCCGCATCGATAAGAAGGCGACGAACATCTCAGTGCTGGCCGCCATCGGTGTGCGCCGCGACGGTCAGAAGGTGCTGCTTTCCATCAAGAATATGGGCGGGGAGAGCACCGCCGCGTGGCGCCAGTTCCTCGACGATCTTGATGCCCGCGGCCTGAAACGGCCCGAATTCGTGATTGTCGATGGCGCCCCGGGGCTGGAGGCTGCGCTCGTGGGGTTGTGGGGCGATGATCTGCCGATCCAGCGCTGCACGGTTCACAAGCACCGTAACCTTCTGGCCCATGCCCCGAAGCACATCCACGACGAGCTGACCGAAGACTACCGGGACATGATCTATGCCGACACCGCAGTCGAGATCGAGAAAAGGCGCAGGGCATTTCTCCGCAAGTGGCGCCTGAAGTGCAGGGCCGTCGCCGATAGCCTGGAGGAGGCTGGCGACCGGCTCTTCACCTTCGCCCGCCTTGATCCCTCGCAATGGAAATCCGCCCGTACCACCAACGCCATCGAGCGCCTCAACGAGGAGTTCCGTCGCCGTATCAAGACACAGACCGTGTTGCCCTGCGCCAAGACCGTGCCGATGCTCCTCTGGGCTCTGCTGGCCTCAGGCCAGATCCAGATGCGCAAGGTCGACGGCTGGGAGACCCTCTCTAAGCCTCTCGAACCCATGCCCCTTGACCTCGCAGCCTAA
- a CDS encoding TIGR02444 family protein, producing MDELDALDLENPAWAFALDFYRRPGVAEACLTLQDQLNADIVELVVVLYAWSQLGMSLSETQAGDLRRKMQGWRETTVLPLRHIRRAMKPPRSDMPHETKEFLRDQVKRAELLAEQMQIAWANAWIAREKTATHTFDPSPVPEWHFASPKGDPFPESCTQALTFIAQTAIDMKQ from the coding sequence ATGGATGAGCTGGACGCCCTCGATCTGGAAAACCCCGCCTGGGCTTTTGCTTTGGATTTCTACAGGCGTCCCGGCGTGGCCGAGGCGTGCCTTACCCTGCAGGATCAACTGAATGCCGACATCGTGGAGCTTGTGGTCGTGCTTTACGCATGGTCGCAACTCGGCATGTCTCTTTCCGAGACGCAAGCGGGCGATCTGCGCCGCAAAATGCAAGGCTGGCGCGAAACGACGGTGCTGCCCCTGCGCCATATTCGCCGGGCCATGAAACCGCCACGCTCCGATATGCCGCATGAGACCAAGGAGTTCCTGCGCGACCAGGTAAAACGGGCCGAACTGCTGGCCGAGCAGATGCAGATTGCCTGGGCCAACGCCTGGATTGCACGTGAGAAAACGGCAACCCATACCTTTGACCCGTCTCCAGTTCCCGAATGGCATTTCGCGAGTCCGAAGGGTGATCCCTTCCCGGAAAGCTGCACCCAAGCCCTTACTTTCATTGCCCAAACTGCAATTGACATGAAGCAGTGA
- a CDS encoding UbiX family flavin prenyltransferase: protein MKPVSDHPPRIIIGISGASGAIYGVRALEHLGRLGVETHLVVTKSAHLTLAQELDMRPAELEARASVVHNTRDIGATISSGSFQTLGMLIAPCSVRTMSEIAAGTTDTLISRAADVVLKERRRLVLMLRETPLHLGHLRTMTAITEMGAIIMPPVPAFYTKPASLEEMVDYSVGRALDLFGIDMGGMNRWQGLKTEMQDQSGG from the coding sequence ATGAAACCCGTGAGCGATCATCCGCCGCGCATCATCATCGGGATCAGCGGGGCCTCGGGCGCAATCTATGGCGTCCGCGCGCTCGAGCATCTGGGCCGTCTCGGCGTGGAAACGCATCTGGTGGTGACGAAGTCCGCGCATCTGACCCTGGCGCAGGAGCTGGACATGCGCCCCGCCGAACTGGAGGCGAGGGCAAGCGTCGTCCATAACACCCGCGACATCGGGGCCACGATCTCCAGCGGGTCGTTCCAGACGCTCGGCATGCTGATTGCGCCCTGTTCGGTGCGCACGATGTCCGAGATTGCCGCCGGGACCACCGACACCCTGATCAGCCGCGCCGCCGATGTCGTGCTCAAGGAACGCCGCCGCCTGGTGCTGATGCTGCGCGAAACGCCTCTGCATCTGGGGCATTTGCGCACCATGACCGCGATCACCGAAATGGGGGCGATCATCATGCCGCCGGTGCCTGCCTTCTACACCAAGCCCGCATCGCTGGAGGAAATGGTGGATTACAGCGTCGGGCGCGCGCTCGACCTCTTTGGCATCGACATGGGCGGGATGAACCGCTGGCAAGGTCTCAAGACCGAGATGCAAGACCAGTCGGGCGGCTGA
- a CDS encoding UbiD family decarboxylase — translation MREFVERLRARGDLMVVDKEVDPFHELAAVTHVAMKKWGKPILFTNVKGTKFPVVTNVYGSRERLAEVIGIDADDFCRQWSNLANLGQGVDAPFVKAEEEERIDVKMSDLPLITYSDRDGGAYFTSAMFIANDPDTGVGNLSYHRSMYINDEELRCRLAPRHHLTIYHEKAEAKGEYLEAAMLIGAPATSFLTAAAPLAYDADELEVAARLKGEPMPMRKCKHIDLEVPAETEIVIEGRFLPNERRPEGPFGEFMGYYVPEGPNAVFEVLGVNVRPDALFHSILCGSEEEVLTLELSVSANIFQRLSAALPGILNVTCQPFVNHAIVQIDPQFEGHARQVMLATIGAEPIWAKVITVVDADVDIYDMDDVMWATLTRCRPDKDMMIIPETPSFYRDEDKDHWGRLLVDATKPWGREDEFLRKTIRMAKDIDLADWFDTK, via the coding sequence ATGAGAGAATTTGTCGAACGCCTGCGCGCCCGCGGTGACCTGATGGTTGTCGACAAGGAAGTTGACCCGTTCCATGAATTGGCCGCCGTCACGCATGTCGCCATGAAAAAATGGGGCAAGCCGATCCTGTTCACCAATGTGAAAGGCACGAAATTCCCGGTTGTCACCAACGTCTACGGCTCGCGCGAACGTCTGGCCGAGGTGATCGGCATCGACGCGGATGACTTTTGCCGACAGTGGAGCAATCTGGCCAATCTGGGGCAGGGCGTCGATGCGCCTTTCGTCAAGGCGGAAGAGGAGGAGCGGATCGACGTGAAGATGTCGGACCTGCCGCTGATCACGTATTCGGACCGCGATGGCGGGGCGTATTTTACCTCGGCCATGTTTATCGCCAATGACCCCGATACCGGTGTCGGCAACCTGTCCTATCACCGCAGCATGTATATCAATGATGAGGAATTGCGCTGCCGTCTGGCCCCGCGCCACCATCTGACGATCTACCACGAGAAGGCCGAGGCAAAGGGCGAATACCTGGAGGCCGCGATGCTGATCGGCGCGCCGGCCACCTCCTTCCTGACCGCAGCCGCGCCCTTGGCCTATGACGCCGATGAACTGGAGGTCGCCGCCCGCCTCAAGGGTGAGCCGATGCCGATGCGCAAATGCAAGCATATCGACCTGGAAGTGCCCGCCGAGACCGAGATCGTCATCGAAGGCCGCTTCCTGCCCAATGAACGCCGGCCCGAAGGGCCGTTCGGGGAATTCATGGGCTATTACGTTCCTGAAGGCCCCAATGCCGTGTTCGAGGTTCTGGGCGTCAATGTGCGCCCCGATGCGCTCTTCCACAGCATCCTGTGCGGCTCCGAGGAGGAGGTGCTGACGCTGGAATTGTCGGTTTCCGCCAATATCTTCCAGCGCCTCAGCGCCGCCTTGCCAGGGATTCTGAACGTCACCTGCCAGCCCTTCGTCAACCACGCGATCGTCCAGATTGATCCGCAATTCGAAGGTCATGCGCGCCAGGTCATGCTGGCCACTATCGGCGCGGAGCCGATCTGGGCCAAGGTCATCACGGTCGTCGATGCCGATGTGGACATCTATGATATGGATGATGTGATGTGGGCCACGTTGACCCGCTGCCGCCCGGACAAGGACATGATGATCATCCCCGAAACGCCCTCCTTCTACCGCGATGAGGACAAGGACCATTGGGGCCGCCTTTTGGTCGATGCCACCAAGCCCTGGGGCCGCGAGGATGAATTCCTGCGCAAGACCATCCGCATGGCCAAGGATATTGATCTGGCAGACTGGTTCGATACCAAATGA
- a CDS encoding UTRA domain-containing protein, protein MSTESKPLYSQVKSAIEDRIESRDWHADFKVPSEEALSEEFNVSHLTVRRALRELQSEGVLVRVRGRGTFVVGPRMQCAVFGIEDVSEEIENNGGVHTSEIVTLCALEPDDPRSNLLPVGGGTVYYSRILHMEDRTPIQIEDRFINAGLAPDYIAQDFTRITTHAYLLRETKVTFVDNTIRAVRPDDEAQHLLQIDAAHPCLLINRQTWQGDTPVTRSRFLYPGDRYRLSSAHEATSNASVMTPPSRRSNPSRR, encoded by the coding sequence GTGAGCACAGAATCAAAGCCGCTTTACAGCCAGGTCAAATCCGCCATCGAGGACCGAATCGAAAGCCGCGACTGGCATGCCGATTTCAAGGTTCCAAGCGAAGAGGCGCTGTCCGAGGAATTCAACGTCTCGCATCTAACCGTTCGCCGCGCCCTGCGCGAGCTTCAATCGGAGGGCGTGCTGGTCCGCGTGCGCGGGCGCGGCACGTTCGTGGTCGGCCCCCGGATGCAATGTGCCGTGTTCGGGATCGAGGATGTCTCGGAAGAGATCGAGAACAACGGCGGCGTGCATACCAGCGAGATCGTCACCCTCTGCGCGCTGGAGCCCGACGATCCGCGCAGCAATCTGCTGCCGGTTGGTGGCGGCACGGTCTATTATTCGCGCATCCTGCATATGGAGGACCGCACCCCGATCCAGATCGAGGATCGGTTCATCAATGCCGGACTGGCCCCTGACTACATCGCGCAGGATTTCACCCGCATCACGACCCATGCCTATCTCTTGCGCGAAACCAAGGTCACCTTTGTCGACAACACGATCCGCGCCGTTCGTCCCGATGACGAGGCGCAGCACCTGTTGCAGATCGACGCCGCGCATCCCTGCCTGCTGATCAACCGCCAGACCTGGCAGGGCGACACACCGGTGACCCGGAGCCGATTTCTATATCCTGGGGACCGTTATCGCCTCTCCAGTGCCCATGAAGCCACAAGCAATGCATCTGTGATGACGCCCCCGTCGCGCAGGTCGAACCCGTCAAGGAGATAG